The Zootoca vivipara chromosome 4, rZooViv1.1, whole genome shotgun sequence genome has a segment encoding these proteins:
- the BTLA gene encoding B- and T-lymphocyte attenuator, which translates to MYAGSFAMLSLFLMLMLENTWAHGNENCTISVQRGTNHTIKAGVSFSIKCPVMDCQENLTINWYRNGEILPQGQRHNISREGHDFVLHFSPISKNDSGRYQCQATMGKSLLSGHEIEVIVQESENAAAEDNEAAGKDMKLIIYFLSFLGPLCLFILSCLGLLCCIRKHQVNSNKGPSISQSEMNVLNSNADAQCSNVSHTIPALHQAAEPYVLQFPDNDPIYGNQCNCWNATRAPPKPTCDECVSNTQQLLPQKKEALIYATLSYGEPVQRHEHSAETEFTEYAAIGLNH; encoded by the exons ATGTACGCAGGTAGCTTTGCAATGCTCTCCCTCTTTCTGATGCTGATGCTGGAGAATACGTGGGCACATG GGAATGAAAACTGCACTATTTCTGTCCAAAGGGGAACCAACCACACGATAAAAGCTGGCGTTTCATTCAGTATAAAGTGCCCAGTGATGGATTGCCAAGAGAATCTTACGATAAATTGGTACAGGAACGGTGAAATTCTGCCTCAGGGACAAAGACACAATATTTCCAGGGAAGGCCAtgattttgttttgcatttttctccTATTTCCAAGAATGACAGTGGACGCTATCAATGTCAAGCTACTATGGGGAAAAGCCTACTCTCAGGTCATGAAATAGAAGTCATTGTACAAG AATCTGAAAATGCTGCTGCAGAAGATAATGAAGCAGCTGGAAAGGACATGAAGCTGATTATTTATTTCCTGTCATTCCTGGGACCACTGTGCCTCTTCATTTTGAGCTGCTTGGGCCTGCTGTGCTGCATAAGGAAGCATCAAG tGAACAGCAATAAGGGCCCATCAATCTCGCAAAGTGAAATGAATGTG CTTAATAGCAATGCAGATGCCCAATGCAGCAATGTCTCCCATACGATACCTGCACTTCATCAAGCTGCTGAGCCTTATGTGCTGCAATTTCCAGATAATGACCCCATCTACGGCAATCAGTGCAATTGCTGGAATGCCACCAGGGCACCACCCAAGCCTACATGTGATGAATGTGTCTCCAATACCCAGCAACTCTTACCTCAAAAGAAGGAAGCCCTTATTTATGCAACACTGAGCTATGGGGAACCTGTTCAGAGACATGAGCATTCTGCTGAGACAGAGTTTACAGAATATGCTGCCATTGGGCTGAATCACTAA